The Alnus glutinosa chromosome 1, dhAlnGlut1.1, whole genome shotgun sequence region ACTGATGATACCCAAAAATCATTGATATAGATTGGAACTCAGAACCATGGGACACCATAATAAATCCAACACTTATCTCAAAGATTTCGGGTAAcagaaaataatgaatttaatcaatTCAACCATTGTTCTAACAACAATTTTATAAAGAATTGTGTTCCGTTCAATCCAACCTTCAAAGTTGTGAAGAAAAATTCGCCAGGAGCCAGCTGCAGGAACCGCACACCCTGAGATTTAACGGGAGCTTCAAGAATCATTATCAGCTCCTTGGAGAACGCAAAGCATCCCAAAATAGCGGCCCCAACTGCCAAAACCGACACGAATAACCTCTGGCGCAGCTCTTCGAGATGGTCGAATATACTCATTTCTTTATCCTCCGGGAGGAGCTCTTTGCTGGGataaagaaaatcatatatcgCACTCCGCCCATTATCCTGCTCCAAATTCTCCACTAAACCCCCTTCTCTTGCGCTATCGCCCACATCTACATTTCCATCACAAAGTTAACATCAGCATCATCCCTTGAAATTTCGACGATTGAAAGAGCTAAAAGAAAATCTCAATTCATAAAAGTTAAACATAGATCTGTCCGGTATGAAAACTATACGTCCTTGGGTGGGGGCTTTCTATTATGGGTTTTGGGGTCTCACCAGGCCTATCCTCGACGGCGGAGCCAACGCTGGAGACCAACTCCTGCTGCTTCTCTCTCACGCCGTCGTCGACAGCTAAGCAAACGACGCCGCTTAGCCCCCCGCGGCGAAGTATCCTCTGCGAAGCACCGAATCCCAACGTCGCTCTCCTGGAATTGTTCACCCGTAGAGAAGATAGGCGCTTCGAGTGACAACATCCATGGAGCTGCAAGTGAGGGACCAGAGCCGTGCTCGTGCACGTGCTCCCCATCTTTCTTGTGGTTTTTGGgtccaaagaaaaaaatcaggAGGAGCTCCCGCTTGTGGAACGATTGGTTCTTGATTGCGTTCAGTCCTCAGGCCACCGATATTTAGAAGTTTGGTGGAAAATACATTTTCACCTCCAAATTACAACCCTTTCACATTTACACCACTagactttaaaattttatactTGACTCCTCTAACCACCAATTCCTTACAAATCACATCTTCTAATATTTTACATTTAGATGAACAAAAAATCTCCCACATACAccacatgtaatttttttttttttttttactttaactaAAATGatattgaaaattattaaaataaataaaacaaataaaaataaataagtggtGGTGGAACCATCCCCATAAGTTATGCCTGTTATGGGGTGGTTCccttagcctttttttttttttttttttttttaatatataataataataataataataataacaataattttaaagaacattttaaaaatttaaagaaaatttaaagtaaaaaaaagtcgGCAATTTTATAATCAAATGCTAACTAAGGGTATGATTTGCAAGGAAATGGTAGTAGGAGATAAGTGTTATACGTCTAAGCGGTAGATGAGTGGTAGTTTAATGGCCCCTCGGTTTGTTAATGCTTTGAGTAATATTATCCACTATAATTTTAATTCACAATGTTAATATAACAGTATCAactaattattgattttttttttttaacaaatattcATTCAATGGTTAGTTCGGACGTCTCGATTGTAATTTGTGtgttaattataagataaaaatgtaatttttaatttttttttttttttgaaaaaatattctgatgtgacataaaagtgaaaataattttgaatatcttatgttattactattatttttaacattcaagcattttatatatataaaacaattaagtacagtgatcaaaatacacaatatcCAAGATACACAAGGGGATTTTTTTCTAGAATGACATGTTTCTCGTTAAGAAAGAAAACTTCTTTCCCAAGTCGGTAGGCTGCTTCATTACTATTGAGGTCTACATGACTAACCCTCTATTGTTTTTGACAACTCAATGCACCTCGAGAATCATAAATGAATGTATTATATGTACTTCAATTCATACCATCTATGTGCAATGCCTAAACTATCAGGAGAGCATCACcttttaattttatcatttactGACCCAACTCCTTGCATAAAATAGTAGCTCTCAGAGCTGCAAAAGCTTCAGCAACAGAGTCTATGATATACATTTTGGGAGTTTATGAGATTGTGAACACCTCTCCCAAGCTATCTTTGACTACCACACTAATACCCATATTCCTCAATGACTATCCACAGCCGCATTACGGTTAACCTtaacaaaacttgtaaaatggGGTTTCCAATAGAGGGCTCTCTGAATAACAGCTCATTTCCCTGTACATAGTCGTTCTTGGGCACTTTGGAAGGCTACCAGTGACTCCGATACTTTCTCCGGATGGATAAAAGGTCCGCCAAAAATTAATGCGTTCCAACGTAGCCACAAACTTCTTGCGAGTATTGCCATGAGCTCCCATTCTTCCCTTTCCAACCGTGGACGGAGTTCCTCCACAATAAATGCGAAGTCCTCATGATCGATGCAACTCTTTTGGATCTTACTACGACACATATTCCATGTAACCTTTGCTGTCGGACACCTCCATAAGATATGTCATGTAGTCTTCGGCTTGGTACCACATAGCGGGCAGAGAGGATCCTCAATAACTTTCTTGCGAAAaagttattttgaaaagaaaaaacaaaagagataaATAAAGAGTGTCATCAATCATCATCAAAGCGAATGGGTACGGTGAAAGAACTCCGACTTAGACTGGGCTCTGCCCCAGCCCATGAAGGGGGTCCGGCCCACGATGAAGTTTTcagtaattttataaatatataggaCTCGTGGATATTCTTTGGCTGCCCTACTCTTTCTTCTTCGTCTTTCCCGCCATTTTTCTGGTGTGGGCTCACACTTGCTTAGCGGAGATTTTTGACAATGGGACGAGAGAATGCGCCGGAGGAAGCGCTAAAGCTCATCCGAAGCAGACTCTGTAACCCTAGTTTTGTTTTCAGGGCCTTTTCTGATTCTCCGGAGAGCAACTACAGGTGTGATTCTCTCTctatttaatttcataatcCCTCTGTTGGGTTCCCGAGAAAATGCTGTCGAAGAAAGAATTCTACAATTGAGGCGATTTCGTTCCTGAAAATACTATAAtaaccaaaaggaaaaagaacaacAATTATTCGCGATTTTGCTTTGTTTCCCAAGGTTCTTTGAGAACCAAGGCGGTTccctgatttttatttttatttttttttctggggaAGCAAATTGAAGTTCATAATATCGAGTTCAGTCACCGAGGCATGCAATAACTCGATCCTGCTTCTCGGCCCCCGTGGTTCTGGAAAAATCGCGGTTTGCACTTTTCTTTGGTCAAGCTCTATTAGCACTTCGCAATTTGATTAGTTTGATTGGTATTTGTATTctttattgttgtttttctctCGTGTTGTTAGGTGTTGGAGCTTGTTCTCAAAGACTTATTGCTGGAATATGCTGATATGATTTCAGTCGTAAGGACCGATttaacctttttcttcttttgaattGGTAATACTAAGTTAGAAAACGTCTTAATTACATTATTGGGTATCTGGACTATTTGCAAGGAAAATTAAAGCATTTGAGAGGACTTTACTTTTGAGATGAaccatatattttatattagtgTCTCTTTAAACTAGATAACATGTTGTTTCGTTGTTGAGGTGATTGAGGAGAATAAACTGTGGATTGCATAAAGATGTTTTAGGATTTCATCTAGGATATATACTCGAGGTGCAGTTGAGCAACCCATAAAAAATGGAATTGCCTCATTTTGTTTCATACAAGGTGTTATTTATTAGTCCATCTCGCATAGGGACACTTATAAAATAGCATCCACCAATATACTTGCTAGTAGAGACTTATTCTGGGGGCGTGTCATGAAACCATAAAATTGTAACATGCCATTGATTTTGGCAGCGGCTCCAGCTTTTTTCAGTAATGCCATTTAAGTTGATATTTACATCCTATATTGTGAATAGGGtattatttccttctttttttttttttttttgagtcttTGTACTGTAGTATATTAATTAGGAATGTTTTATTTCTTCTTATAGTATAGTATTATGAAGCCTTTAAATTGGTATCCCAtttgaaaaatggaaatcatTCTAACAACAATCAACAAAATTCCTGAATCTTTGTTTTTCATCTAGCTACCAGATGCACACCTTATGGATGCAAGGTGCCAATAAGGTTTAGTCGGACACTAGCCCTTCCTCCACTATCACGTTacatcacccccccccccccctctcctcCTTGTGGATAACAAGTTTTCTCAACATAACTTACTTTGATATGGATATTTTGTTGCAGATAAGGTTGAGTGGGCTTTTGCACCGTGATGACAATTGCGCTTTCAAGGTTTGATATTCCATAATTCTCCCCCTCTACTACATGCTCTGTCATTCTTGTTTAATTACATCGAGTCTTCTGTAATATTGCCAAATCACGTTAATATTTTATCATAAAGTCATACTTCCAACTAATTAAAATAGCTGGTAGGAGTATAAGGTTGAATCATGCtcgttaattaattttttttttctttttgttcttttcgtCTTCGAAGTTACTGGATATCGATTGAACTTGAGATTGCAGATTCATTTTTAcaagaattttttataataatggATTTACCATGCAATTCACAGTGCTTAAATGAAACCAAGTTGCTGGTATAATTAACTTCTGACCAATAAGGAAATATGATAGTTGATACTCAAGACggtaataaaaaattctattatGGCAAAGCTGCGCTACAAATCCATATCTTATAGGTTAATTCTTTTGATAgtttattgaagaagaagaacatgaTGTACCATGTGAGATAATAAATTCTGAGTAGGCCGTGTGACAATATGGTAGATGAGGAagtgtttttaatgaaattgtaTGGAGTTTTAGGCATAAGCTAATGCTGACATTTGATAAATCTTAAAGAGAAGATTCAAGAAATGAGTAGAGACTAACATTCATGGAATGCTTAGTGCATAAAAGCAATGAATGACTACATAGGGATTATTATCAATAACAAGAGAACTCATTGTTTTGACCTGCAGACCATGAGCAAAAGAAAATTAGGAAACTCATATACATTTATACATTAGAGCAGATGCGTATGTGTATGCATTGATGTGTTACTtcttattgtcatttttttctACAGTATTGCTCACCTGAATAATTTTTATCCAAAGGCTATAAAGTTTCTCCAACATGATTGTTGATCTTTTCAGGAAATTGCTAGACAATTATGTGTAGAGCATCAACTGATATTCTCAAAAATGGTAACATATATTATCTATTTGAGGTCAGGGATGCACTTACAACTAAATAGTTCTCATTTCTTGATCTTGACGTGATTCTTTAGGCATCATTTGATGATAACTCCCAGTTCATGATAGCCATGTTAAGGTGAGTATAAAGTttgcttgatgtagctcttgttgaaATGGTTTAAATTTTAATGCATTTGTGATTTCTGTTGTTTAGGGAGTGTGGATTAGCgcataaaacaattatttttgtaCTGGATGAGTTTGACCTGTTTGCTCAGGTAAGACTCCACCATCCTGTGCTGAATTTATGAAGTTTGACATTCATGTTTGTTCTTTCATTATTTCTTTGATTGAATTCAATGATAGCGCATGTAAAATATCCTTATATTAAGAAGAAAAGGTGCCATTTGACATATACAGCTGTGTTTGCTCAGTTTGAATTTTCTGATTATGAAATTTCTACTTTCATTTTTTCTGGTTCTTTGCAGGGAAAACAACGAGTACTTTATAGTTTGCTAGATGCAATGCAATCAATAACTTCTCAAGCTGTTGTCATTGGTGTGAGTTGCCGACTGGTATGGTGCTTTCAAgtttcttttatctctcttgTTTATTATCTTCAGGTTTGTGCATATGACGAATTTTTAAAtcagaaaaaaaatggaagccCTTCTTACCTTGTGCCTCTAACGAAttagtgtaaaaataaattgaaaattgtgCCCATTTTCGTTATATTAGGACTGCATATAAATGTTTGGTTACAGaaaaagatataatatatatatatatatatatatatatatacacacagaTCGCATTGTGAAGAAtatggaaaaattatattttgtgtGCAGGATGCTGATCAGCTTTTGGAAAAAAGAGTAAGATCTCGTTTTTCACATAGAAAGTTGCTGTTTCTTCCTCCCTCTAAGGGAGACATAGAGAGGTAAGTTTGTTTATCGTTGGATCAGAGATGACACCATGGTTTTGCccaaatattaataatataagTTTAACAAAtgcttttgtctttattttcctGTGTTCTGGTTCTGCAGATTGTTGGAGCACATTTTCTCATTGCCAATAGACTCAACCCTTCCTCATGACTATGCTGTTGAATTTAATGCTAAACTTCAAGTATCCTTCCAATGATAAAGCAACatgggtattttaaaaaaatgttgtttttacATCAAAAGAGACTAAGGTGTGTTTGAAATCAGCTTCCAAAAGGTTTTAAGAGGCCGTTAGGATGCACAGTAGAAAAACCTTCTTCTGAACTGAATTTTAAAACTTATGTAACTTAACATTTTCTCTTACACACCAAAAATGGCCATTTTGAAAGTTTTTGAGGCCTTTTCGATAAAGATTGTTAGATAAGTTCATGAAAGTAGTTTTAGGAGATATGGTTTAGAGAAAGCACattgaaattaaattgaaaCTGAGAATGTGAAGTACAGTGAGCAATTAATATTCACTTTTTGAAAACAAATCCCTTGATTATGTGTCTACCAGCACTATGTCAAATTTGGATTGAGATTGGAAGTGGTGACAAATTAACGGACAATTTTAATTCAGAAAGATGTCTCCTGGCTTGTTCTGAATTTGGCAAGCACTCCCCAAACTCTGATCACTTTAATTACCAAGGAAGCATAAATGTAAAATGGGTTTATCtgaagtttttaatttaggCCTTTTCATACAAAAAATGTGTtaatgttttcttcttctcttttttgtcATAATTAGTTATGCACTCACAATTATGAATACAAAGGAACaccattttaaaatatataagttGTTGTGTGCTACAACCTTATAGCCTGAAcaattcaatttcaaaataaaaagtatttgtTATACATGGCTTGCTTGTGTCCAAGAagcattatattatatatttgaaacTTATAACTAACTTTTAGGATAATTTTAGAAAGATTAGTGGTTTAAGTGTTGCTTAGGTGGCTAAGacagtgcattttttttttaatcttgaatCATGATAGATCTGTTTTCTCATATCTGGTTAAGAAGTCCTTGACATTTTACAGATTATGTTAGCAGATGATAAATTCAAACAAACTGTTAATGCACATATGAATTCTGATGCCTCTGTGAACCACTTGTCGAGGTTTCTGTAAGTTCTTCCTTCATGCAGAAACACAGAGTGTCTGTACTAATGTATAAGTTCTATT contains the following coding sequences:
- the LOC133852394 gene encoding sec-independent protein translocase protein TATC, chloroplastic translates to MGSTCTSTALVPHLQLHGCCHSKRLSSLRVNNSRRATLGFGASQRILRRGGLSGVVCLAVDDGVREKQQELVSSVGSAVEDRPDVGDSAREGGLVENLEQDNGRSAIYDFLYPSKELLPEDKEMSIFDHLEELRQRLFVSVLAVGAAILGCFAFSKELIMILEAPVKSQGVRFLQLAPGEFFFTTLKVSGYCGLLVGSPIILYEIIAFVLPGLTREERRFLGPIVLGSSVLFYAGISFSYSVLTPAALNFFVSYAEGAVESLWSIDQYFEFVLVLMFSTGLSFQVPVIQLLLGQVGLVSGDQMLSIWRYVVVGAVVAAAILTPSTDPLTQMLLAGPLVGLYFGGAWAVKLIGR
- the LOC133860550 gene encoding origin of replication complex subunit 4 isoform X1, with product MGRENAPEEALKLIRSRLCNPSFVFRAFSDSPESNYSKLKFIISSSVTEACNNSILLLGPRGSGKIAVLELVLKDLLLEYADMISVIRLSGLLHRDDNCAFKEIARQLCVEHQLIFSKMASFDDNSQFMIAMLRECGLAHKTIIFVLDEFDLFAQGKQRVLYSLLDAMQSITSQAVVIGVSCRLDADQLLEKRVRSRFSHRKLLFLPPSKGDIERLLEHIFSLPIDSTLPHDYAVEFNAKLQIMLADDKFKQTVNAHMNSDASVNHLSRFLFRAVSYMDLGSGFLSLENFKTALSNIQRQPKLECIKDCSVLELYVLVCMRRLEVKEKNSYNFITVMKEYKSIHDSFKTSDYYAQNVCLRAFEHLLHRELICFTDNRGYNQSVEFRPVKLLISFHELHQGLKSYRSCPGILVKLMDHEV
- the LOC133860550 gene encoding origin of replication complex subunit 4 isoform X2, with product MISVIRLSGLLHRDDNCAFKEIARQLCVEHQLIFSKMASFDDNSQFMIAMLRECGLAHKTIIFVLDEFDLFAQGKQRVLYSLLDAMQSITSQAVVIGVSCRLDADQLLEKRVRSRFSHRKLLFLPPSKGDIERLLEHIFSLPIDSTLPHDYAVEFNAKLQIMLADDKFKQTVNAHMNSDASVNHLSRFLFRAVSYMDLGSGFLSLENFKTALSNIQRQPKLECIKDCSVLELYVLVCMRRLEVKEKNSYNFITVMKEYKSIHDSFKTSDYYAQNVCLRAFEHLLHRELICFTDNRGYNQSVEFRPVKLLISFHELHQGLKSYRSCPGILVKLMDHEV